The following is a genomic window from Micromonospora cathayae.
CACGGTCACCTTCAGCTTGGCGACGTCCCGGTGGCGCAGCAGGTGCGCCAGGATCGGGTGCTCGGTCTGCGCGTACAGCCACTGGAGGGCGTCCGCGTCGGTGGTGTAGCCGGTCTTGATCTTCTTGGTCTTGGGCAGTTCCAGCTCACCGAAGAGGATCTCCTGGAGCTGCTTCGGCGAGCCCAGGTTGAACTCCCGCCCGATCTGCGTGTACGCGGCCTGCGCGGCGGACTTCACCTCACCGGCGAAGTGGGCCTCCAGCTCGTGCAGGTAGTCGGTGTCGGCGGCGATGCCGACCCGCTCCAGCTGGGCCAGCACCCGCATCAGCGGCAACTCCACCTCGGCCATCAGCGTGGTGGACTGCTCGCCGTCGCGGGACAGCTCGGCGTCGATCGCGTCGGCCAGGTCCAGGGTGGCGCGGGCGTGCAGCATGAGGTTCTGCTCGGCCTCCCGGTCGTCGCCGAACCCCTCCAGGGTGAGCTGGCCGGTCTCCGGGGCGTCCACCCGCAGCTCCCGGTGCAGGTAGCGCAGCGCCAGGTCGGTCAGGTCGTAGGAGCGCTGATCGGGACGGGCCAGGTAGGCGGCGATCTGGGTGTCGCGCCGGATGCCGGCGAGGGTCCACCCGTGCGCGCCGAAGGCCAGCACCGCCGGCTTGCTGTCGTGCAGCACCTTGGGCCGCTCCGGGTCGGCCAGCCAGGCGGCCAGCGCCGACTCGTCGTCCGCCGTCAGCTTCGCCGGGTCGCACCAGGCCGCCGCGCCGTCGGCGGTGGCCAACGCCAGGCCGGTGACCGAGGCGGTGTGCCGGCGGTTGGGGCCGGTGTCGAGCTTGACCGCCAGCCCCACCGGGGTACCGGCGGGGGTGTGCGCGGCCAGCCAGCCGGCCAGCGCGCCCGGTGCGGTGAGCACCTCCCCGGCCAGGTCGAAGCCCGCCTCGGCCTCCGGCTCGACCGCTTCGAGGTACTGGTAGAGCCGGTCGCGCAGGATACGGAACTGGAGGGTGTCGAAGACCTGGTGCACGGCCTCCCGGTCCCAGCCCTGCCAGCGGGCGTCCTCCGGGCGCAGCGGCAGCTCCAGGTCGGCGACCAGGCAGTTGATCTCGTAGTTGCGGATCACGTCGGCCAGCCGCTCGCGCAGGCTGTCACCGGCCTTGCCCTTGATCGCGTCGGCCTGCGCCACCACGCCCTCGACCCCGCCGTACAGGTTGATCCACTTGGCGGCGGTCTTCGGGCCGACCCCGGGCACGCCGGGCAGGTTGTCGCTGGTCTCGCCGACCAGCGCGGCCAGGTCACGGTACCGCTCGGGGCGGACACCGTACTTCGCCTCGACCGCGTCGGCGTCCATCCGGGCCAGGTCCGAGACGCCCTTACGCGGGTAGAGCACGGTGATCCGGTCGTCGACGAGCTGGAAGGCGTCCCGGTCACCGGTGGAGATCAGCACCGACATGCCCTGGTCCCGGGCCTGGCAGGCCAGGGTGGCGATGACGTCGTCGGCTTCGTACCCCTCCTTCTCCACCACCGGGATGCGCAGCGCGGCGAGGACCTCCTTGACCAGGCTCACCTGGCCCTTGAAGTCGCTGGGGGTCTCGCTGCGGCCGGCCTTGTACTCGGCGTACTTCTCGGTACGGAAGGAGCGGCGGGAGACGTCGAACGCCACCACGATGTGGGTGGGCTGCTCGTCCCGGAGCACGTTGATCAGCATCGAGGTGAAGCCGTAGACCGCGTTGGTGGGCTGCCCGGTCGTGGTGGAGAAGTTCTCCACCGGCAGGGCGAAGAAGGCCCGGTAGGCCAGCGAGTGGCCGTCGACGAGGAGCAGGCGCGGGTTCGTGGCAGTCACGCAGGCGACTCTAGTCCGTACCCCCGACAAGCCCCGGCGGCGGCACGGCCCGCCCACGAACTCGGCCGCCGACCCGGACGGCGCGCCCGACGGCGGGCCTGCCACGCGCGTCGGCCGCCCCACCCCGCTGGTGGCACGGGCCGGCACGCGCGTCGGCCGCCCGACCCCGACGGGGAACGGACGGCCGACGCGGACGGCACCTCAGGCCACGCCCAGGTACGCCTCCTTGACCGACGGGTCGTGCAGCAGGTCCTGGCCGGTGCCCTCCTTGACGATCCGGCCGGTCTCCAGCACGTAACCCCGGTGGGCCCGGGACAGCGCCTGCTGGGCGTTCTGCTCCACCAGCAGGATGGTGGTGCCCTGCTGGTTGATCTCCGTGATGATGTCGAAGATCTGCCGGATCACCATCGGGGCCAGCCCCATCGACGGCTCGTCCAGCAGCAGCAGCTTCGGGCGGGCCATCAGCGCCCGACCGACCGCGAGCATCTGCTGCTCGCCGCCGGAGAGGGTGCCGCCGGCCTGCTTACGCCGCTCCCGCAGCCGGGGGAACAGGGTCAGCACCCGCTCCAGGTCCTCGGCGATGCCCGCCCGGTCCTTGCGGGTGTACGCCCCCATGTCCAGGTTCTCCAGCACCGTCATGCCGGGGAACACGCCCCGACCCTCCGGCGACTGGCAGATCCCCCGGACCACCCGCAGGTCGGCCCGGACGTTCGTGATGTCCTCGCCGTTGAACCGGATCTTCCCGGTCTTGGCCGGCAACAGCCCGGAGATGCCCCGCATGGTGGTGGTCTTGCCGGCGCCGTTGGCACCGATCAGGGCCACCACCTCGCCCTCGTCGACGTGCAGGCTGACCGAGTGCAGGGCCTCGATCCGCCCGTACGCCAGCGTCAGGTCCTCGATCTCAAGCAGCATCGACGGACTCCCCCAGGTAGGCGGCGATCACCTTCGGGTTCTCCCGGACCTCGGCCGGCGAGCCCTCGGCGATCTTCTTGCCGAACTCCAGCACCACGATCCGGTCGGTGACCCCCATGACCAGGCGCATGTCGTGCTCGATGAGCAGCACCGTGTAGCCGAGGTCACGGATCCGCTTGATCAGGGCGTTCAGCTCCTCCTTCTCCGCCGGGTTGAAGCCGGCGGCCGGCTCGTCCAGGCAGAGCAGTTTCGGCTCGGTGGCCAGCGCGCGGGCGATCTCCAGCCGCCGCTGGTCACCGTAGGGCAGGTTGCGGGCCAACTCGTTGGCCCGGCCCACGATGCCGACGAACTTCAGCAGCTCCAGGGCCTTCCTCTCACCGGCCCGCTCCTCCAGCGTGTGCCGGGAGATACCGAAGATCTTCGCGCTGCTGCGGCGGACCTGCTGCCAGGCCCGCACCACCCCGTTGGTCGCGTCGACCACCGGCAGCTCGTGCGGCTTGGCCTTCACCCGGTACAGCCGGAACAGCGCGCCGACGACGCTGGTCTTGTGCCGCGCGTCGGTGCCGATCATGACGTTCTCCAGGGCCGTCATCTCCGGGAAGAGACGGATGTTCTGGAACGTCCGGGCGATGCCCATCCGGTTGATCTGGTGCGGCTTGCGGCCGGTCACCTGCTGCCCGTCGAACCGCACCGCCCCGTCGGTCGGGCGGTACACGCCGGTCATCACGTTGAAGCAGGTGGTCTTGCCGGCCCCGTTCGGGCCGATCAGACCGAGGATCTCACCCCGGAACAGGCTGAAGCTGACGTCGTCCAGCGCGGTGACCCCGCCGAAGCGCAGCGTGACGTGGTCGACGTCGAGCAGCACCTCCCGCTGCTGCGGCACCGGCCGGTGCAGCTTGATCTCGTCCAGGTCCGGTTCGGTGGCGGCCTCGGCCGCCAGCCGGTCGTCGGGGACCGCCTTCTCCTCAGACACTGGCCGGCACCTCCTCGGCACGGTCCTTCAACTCGCGGGCCCGTCGTCTGCTCGGGATCAGACCCTGCGGACGCAGCAGCATCACCAGCACCAGCGCCAGACCGAAGACCAGGAACCGCCACTCGGCGAAGTCCCGGAACCGCTCCGGCAGGTACGCCAGCAGGAACGCGCCGAGCGCCACGCCGGCCATGTTGCCGGCCCCGCCGACCACCACCATCGCCACGAACAGGATGGAGAGCTGGGCGTTGAACTGGTTCGGCTCGATGAAGCCCTGCCGGCTGGCGAACAGGAACCCGGAGATGCCGCCCAGCGCCGCGCCGATGGCGAACGCCCACAGCTTGTACTTGAACGGGTACACGCCCATCACCGCGGCGGCGTCCTCGTCCTCGCGGACCGCCAGCCAGGCCCGGCCGACCCGGCTGTTCTCCAGCCGGCGTACCGCGAAGACCAGCACCAGCACCACGGTCAACGCCAGCCAGTACCACGGCTTCGCGTCGATCAGGCCGAACACGTCGTTGTCCGCCGACGGCGCGCCCTGCGGGCCGGGGATCGCCGCCACGCCCTGCGGGCCACCGGACCACTCCACGTTCCGGACCACGATCCGGATGATCTCGCCGAAGCCGAGCGTGACGATGGCCAGGTAGTCACCGCGCAGCCGCAGCGTCGGCCAGCCGAGCAGCACCCCGGAGATCATCGTCAGGGCGATGGCCAGCGGGATGCAGATCGCCCAGGCGACCGCCCAGCCCTCCGGCATGTCGAAGCGCTCCTGGAGCGCCTTGACCACCGGCGACTGGGTGGAACCGAACAGCGCCACGCTGTACGCCCCGACCGCGAAGAAGCCGACGTAGCCCAGGTCGAGCAGACCGGCCAGGCCGATCACCACGTTCAGGCCGATCGCGATCAGCACGTACACCGCGCAGACGAACAGCACGCCGGCCCAGTTGTTGCCGCCGTTGACGTCGGTACGCAGCCAGGTCAGCCCGGGGATGCCGAGCAGCGGCAGGTAGTAGAGGAACGCCACGAACGCGGCGAAGGCCAGCATCCGCTGCCACTTCGGCAGCGCCCGGAACCGCTCACCGATGCTGCCGGTGGCGTCCCGCAGGCCGTCCAGCGGCCCCTTCCTCGTCGTCGTCATGCGCGGGCCCTCCCCAGCGACTCGCCGAGCAGACCGGTCGGACGGAACAGCAGCACGACCACCAGCACCACGAAGGCCGCCACGTCCTCCCAGCTCGACTTGGTCAGGGTCGCCGCGTAGACCTCGACGACACCGAGCAGCAGCCCGCCGAGCAGCGCGCCGCGGATGTTGCCGATGCCGCCGAGCACGGCGGCGGTGAACGCCTTCAGGCCCAGGATGAAGCCGACGTTGAACCGGGTGTTGCCGTACCGCAGCGCGTACAGCAGCGCCGCCGCGCCGGCCAGCAGACCGCCGAGCAGGAAGATCAGCGCGATCACCCGGTCCTTGTTGACGCCCATCAGCGCCGCGGTGTCCGGGTTCTGCGCCACCGCCCGCACCCCCCGGCCGTACCGGGTGCGGTTGATGAAGACGTCCAGCCCGGCCATCATGACCAGCGCGGCGACCACCGTGATCAGCTGGGTGTTGGTGATGTCGGTGCCGGCGACGGTGAAGAGCACCTCGCGCTCCAGGATCGTCGGCATGCCGACCACCAGCCGGCCCTGCCAGAGACCGAACGCCTCGGACATCACCAGCGACAGGCCGATCGCGGTGATCAGGAAGATCAGCGGTGGGGCGTTCATCCGGCGCAGCCGGCGGTACGCCACCCGTTCCACCACCACGGCGGTCAGCCCGGACGCCGCGGCGGCGGCCAGCAGACCGACCGTGAGCAGCAGCAACATGGTGCCCAGCGGCGGCGAGTCGGTCGCGCCCAGCAGGCTCCACACCCCGACCACGGTGAAGGTACCCACCATGAAGACCTCGGCGTGGGCGAAGTTGATCAGCCTCAGGACGCCGTAGACCAGCGTGTAGCCCAGCGCGACGAGGGCGTAGATCGAGCCCTTCGCCAAACCGTCCACCGTGTGCTGGCCCAGGTGCCCGAAGAGTTCATCGAAATTCACGATTGCTCCCTTTGCACCGAGAGCGGCCGGGGGCTCGTGGCCCCCGGCCGCACCCAAATGAGGCTCAGCTGAGCTTGATCTCCTGCTGCGCGGTGATCTGGCCGCCCTTGATCTCGTACGCCCAGATCACGACCTTGGACTTGTCGACGTCACCGGTCTCGTCGAACTTGATGTACTTCGAGACGCCCTGCTTGTCGTAGGCGTCCACCCACTCCAGCAGTTCCTTACGGGTGGTCTTGCCGGCGGCGTAGCCCTCCAGCAGCACCATCGCGCCGTCGTAGCCCTCGGCGCCGTAGGAGCCCGGCGCCTGGCCGTACTCCTTCTCGTAGTCGGCGGAGAAGGTGCCACCGGCCTCGGCGGCCGGCAGGCACGGGCAGGTCACGATCGCACCCTCGGCGCCGGCACCGGCACCCGAGGCGAAGCCGGGGTCGTAGAGGCCGTCGAAGCCGAGGAACTTCGCGGTCACGCCGGAGGCACGCATCTGCTTCACCAGCGGGGCGGCCTCGTTGGTGTAACCGCCGTAGGTGATCGCGTCCGCACCCGAAGACTTGATCTTCGAGATGGTGGCGTCGAAGTTGGTCTGGTCGGTCTGGACCTTGTCCTCGCCGACGACCTTCGCGCCCAGGCCCTTCTTGACCTCGGCGATGATGCCCGCACCGTACGGCTGGCCGTCGTCGA
Proteins encoded in this region:
- a CDS encoding branched-chain amino acid ABC transporter substrate-binding protein gives rise to the protein MRRNYVRALGAVGLAAALFASAGCQDAGSDSEAGGGDGKCGGKIAIFGAFTGPNAGLVLPSLNGAKLAVKQHNEKNPDCKVELKEFDTTGDPTQATPVANQVAQDQSFTSVIGGHFSGETKATMPIYEAAEMVMVSPSATAAELTTAGNKSFHRVVGNDATQGAAAVTYLNNVVKPSKVFVIDDGQPYGAGIIAEVKKGLGAKVVGEDKVQTDQTNFDATISKIKSSGADAITYGGYTNEAAPLVKQMRASGVTAKFLGFDGLYDPGFASGAGAGAEGAIVTCPCLPAAEAGGTFSADYEKEYGQAPGSYGAEGYDGAMVLLEGYAAGKTTRKELLEWVDAYDKQGVSKYIKFDETGDVDKSKVVIWAYEIKGGQITAQQEIKLS
- a CDS encoding ABC transporter ATP-binding protein, whose protein sequence is MLLEIEDLTLAYGRIEALHSVSLHVDEGEVVALIGANGAGKTTTMRGISGLLPAKTGKIRFNGEDITNVRADLRVVRGICQSPEGRGVFPGMTVLENLDMGAYTRKDRAGIAEDLERVLTLFPRLRERRKQAGGTLSGGEQQMLAVGRALMARPKLLLLDEPSMGLAPMVIRQIFDIITEINQQGTTILLVEQNAQQALSRAHRGYVLETGRIVKEGTGQDLLHDPSVKEAYLGVA
- a CDS encoding branched-chain amino acid ABC transporter permease, which produces MGERFRALPKWQRMLAFAAFVAFLYYLPLLGIPGLTWLRTDVNGGNNWAGVLFVCAVYVLIAIGLNVVIGLAGLLDLGYVGFFAVGAYSVALFGSTQSPVVKALQERFDMPEGWAVAWAICIPLAIALTMISGVLLGWPTLRLRGDYLAIVTLGFGEIIRIVVRNVEWSGGPQGVAAIPGPQGAPSADNDVFGLIDAKPWYWLALTVVLVLVFAVRRLENSRVGRAWLAVREDEDAAAVMGVYPFKYKLWAFAIGAALGGISGFLFASRQGFIEPNQFNAQLSILFVAMVVVGGAGNMAGVALGAFLLAYLPERFRDFAEWRFLVFGLALVLVMLLRPQGLIPSRRRARELKDRAEEVPASV
- the polA gene encoding DNA polymerase I produces the protein MTATNPRLLLVDGHSLAYRAFFALPVENFSTTTGQPTNAVYGFTSMLINVLRDEQPTHIVVAFDVSRRSFRTEKYAEYKAGRSETPSDFKGQVSLVKEVLAALRIPVVEKEGYEADDVIATLACQARDQGMSVLISTGDRDAFQLVDDRITVLYPRKGVSDLARMDADAVEAKYGVRPERYRDLAALVGETSDNLPGVPGVGPKTAAKWINLYGGVEGVVAQADAIKGKAGDSLRERLADVIRNYEINCLVADLELPLRPEDARWQGWDREAVHQVFDTLQFRILRDRLYQYLEAVEPEAEAGFDLAGEVLTAPGALAGWLAAHTPAGTPVGLAVKLDTGPNRRHTASVTGLALATADGAAAWCDPAKLTADDESALAAWLADPERPKVLHDSKPAVLAFGAHGWTLAGIRRDTQIAAYLARPDQRSYDLTDLALRYLHRELRVDAPETGQLTLEGFGDDREAEQNLMLHARATLDLADAIDAELSRDGEQSTTLMAEVELPLMRVLAQLERVGIAADTDYLHELEAHFAGEVKSAAQAAYTQIGREFNLGSPKQLQEILFGELELPKTKKIKTGYTTDADALQWLYAQTEHPILAHLLRHRDVAKLKVTVDGLLKSVSDDGRIHTTFNQTVAATGRLSSTEPNLQNIPIRTEEGRRIRRAFVVGEGYDCLLTADYSQIEMRIMAHLSGDEKLIEAFNSGADFHAATASSVFEVPVEQVTPDQRRKIKAMNYGLAYGLSAFGLAQQLGITAEEARGLMENYFAGFGGVRDYLRTVVDKARQDGYTSTVLGRRRYLPDLVSDNRQRREMAERMALNAPIQGSAADIIKIAMLHVDTALREAGLRSRMLLQVHDELVFEVAPDEREALEALVRREMGGAYPLSVPLEVSVGEGRDWNSADH
- a CDS encoding ABC transporter ATP-binding protein, giving the protein MHRPVPQQREVLLDVDHVTLRFGGVTALDDVSFSLFRGEILGLIGPNGAGKTTCFNVMTGVYRPTDGAVRFDGQQVTGRKPHQINRMGIARTFQNIRLFPEMTALENVMIGTDARHKTSVVGALFRLYRVKAKPHELPVVDATNGVVRAWQQVRRSSAKIFGISRHTLEERAGERKALELLKFVGIVGRANELARNLPYGDQRRLEIARALATEPKLLCLDEPAAGFNPAEKEELNALIKRIRDLGYTVLLIEHDMRLVMGVTDRIVVLEFGKKIAEGSPAEVRENPKVIAAYLGESVDAA
- a CDS encoding branched-chain amino acid ABC transporter permease; the protein is MNFDELFGHLGQHTVDGLAKGSIYALVALGYTLVYGVLRLINFAHAEVFMVGTFTVVGVWSLLGATDSPPLGTMLLLLTVGLLAAAAASGLTAVVVERVAYRRLRRMNAPPLIFLITAIGLSLVMSEAFGLWQGRLVVGMPTILEREVLFTVAGTDITNTQLITVVAALVMMAGLDVFINRTRYGRGVRAVAQNPDTAALMGVNKDRVIALIFLLGGLLAGAAALLYALRYGNTRFNVGFILGLKAFTAAVLGGIGNIRGALLGGLLLGVVEVYAATLTKSSWEDVAAFVVLVVVLLFRPTGLLGESLGRARA